catataattttgaAGTCTGAACTTAttttaccataaaaaataaaaaataaaaaatcttgtacttgttttatatatggaaatctaaagattttttccttaaaaaaaataaatcacattgggcttttttaaaaatcaaacttctAACTTTCTATGGCCCAAATTtacttctatatatatattataataacacACTAGTAACACAAAccctaaaaaactaaaatagatgCACAGCCGCCTCCCCCTATTCTCTCTTCACttctgcgtttttttttttgttccaagGGGAAACTGATTACTAGTTTTTGATTTATTCATGTTATGccattgttattgttttattgtttCTTGTGTACCtctaatttcttcttcttcttcttcttctcccttGTGTTCCATAAATAAACTTCCCTCTTTGTTCATGAAAAACTTGGAAGAAAATGGAAAAGTTAatggtacattttttttttacacaggAAAAGTTAATACTTAATGACaatggaaaaaatgaaaaaaaaagtaagcatTTGTTTGaaactgaaattaaaaaaaaaaacatagaaaatgTTTCACTTCCATGTTTTGCCTTTCCAGTgaaatgaaaacagaaaaagcaaaaaaaaaaaaaaaatcgtttttttaAATCTGTGTGAGAACCTGCCGGTTTTCCAGAACCGtgaccggttcaccggtttcGACGGTTCTCACCGGTTCACTCCGGTTCATAACGGTTTTTTACCGGTTTTACTGACTACCGGTTTTGGCCTTTCTTCCGGACCGGTGCTGTGTCCGGTTCATGgtcgaaccggccggtccggtccggttcttaaaacattggtttaGATACACCACTTAATATTAActcattgttttttctttaaattttttgaatttatttgtgTGCCCAATGTGTTATTTAGGGTTGTGTCTAAATAAGAATTATTCTAAAAGCATTggacataataataataataataaaaaaattatcatttctGTTTCTTGCCATCCTTTTGGCTGAATGTCTCCAACATCAATTTACTCTcaaatattcataataaaaacTTTAAGGTACAACAACATCATCCTAAGAAAATAATGCGCTCCTCCACATAATCaacaaaaactatatttttaaggTTGAAGTTATTGTGTTAGTATTTTCCTTTACACTAGCGTTTAAACTTTGATCTTTTAATTAactctttcaatttctttaatcTTAATTTAATAGGTGAGCTACCATACCAACCCTTCTCACAATACCATAATACAAATTTGCCAAAGAATTTGTGACATATTTCCATAATCCTATGACTTCAAAGGATGCAATATGGATACTAACTAACAAGTACCATACATATTCCAACACAATAACCTTCAACCAAAatcacaaatattttatttaatatttggTTTACAACTTAAATACTTCTTAAAATACCCCCACAATATTTGGTTTACAACTTAAATACTTCTTAAAATACCCCACAATCTTAAATGGAAATTGTCTTCATACAAGCAAACAGGAATCACTTCCATTTCAGCTCTCACTCCTGTTAGGTTTGTCTGAATTGGAATCCTCCTAAATCATATTCAAACCAGATATGAATAAACAATAACGATATTCAAATACACATTTTTTTCTACACTTGCGACACCTAGTTAATAATGTTAAAAAATGTGATTAATTCAACAtgattaatcacaattttgCATGTGATTAACAAGTGTCGCATGTGTAGAAAAATTGAGCGTGTATGAATTAGtgacaaagtaaaaaataaataaaaaattgaacggAAAAATATAGTACCTCAATGAAAGGAGCAGGAACCCAGTCATTGGTTGCTGGATTGCCCTTAGTAGAGTGATGGTTGTCATGAGTGTCGTTATCTGGTTCTATGTGGAAGCTTGTGTCACTTTTTTCTACTTGAATGAACCCTTTTCCTGTCTATGGTGAAAGTAAATATATTGTCTATGGTGAAAGTAAATATATTCATGTAACATCTATGGTTATTTTCcatatgttattattttctccaTCTCATATTATACAAATGTCATGATAAAAATCATTTAGGCTTAACTGTAGTTTTAGTCCTCCtattttcactatattttaaaatttgatagtCGTCTTAGTCCctccatcaaatattttttctaaaaattataaaattgatgatgtgatatatgtcttaaaaaaatgtcatgatAAATACTAGTAGATGCAAATTGCAAATATAGGTGATCTATTAAATATGGTTGGTTGGCATTGTATAAAGTAATGCTAGTAATGTATGTTCATTTCATGGATTTGAGAGACACTGAATATTTTGAGAAGAACCTAATACAAATAGAATGAAACTAAATACCGTGTGATGATGTTTGTCTACGCTGTTGAGATCTTTGTAATACTCTGTTTCCACGAATTCTTCCGCCACTTCATTTCCATTGTAAACCAATTTCTGAACACAATTATGGAATCAAATTAAATGTCATGAACAAATAATAGAGACACTAAAATGTAgagtatataattttatatgattatCATTCACTTTTTAACCTATGAATTATAGACACACCTTGAACTAGATCTCCAACACCTAACGCGTGTCCAACACAACAtagacacttatgattacattgaattatgtccctttttaaattattatcaatgtCGACGTGTTCGTGTCTGTATCGTGTTCGGCGTTTGTATTTGTGCTTGATAGCCCttaacaaataatttgaaaagttcaacatgattacaaatttacaattaGATGAAAGTCTAAAGAAAATCTAGTAGGTGTTAGCTTATTATAAATTGTTTAGATCTAGTTGTTAAAAATTTGTAGAATCTGAAATAAGACATATCAAACATGTAACACAAATGTTATAAGATCGTCAAGGTGAATCTAATTCAACAAGCGTTTGTAGTCCAACGGTTAGGATAATTGCCTTCCAAGCAATAGACCCGGGTTCGACTCCCGGCAAACgcaattgtgtttttttttttgtactattTATTTTGAAACTGGAAATGTAACAATTTTGGAGGAAAATGTTGAGTTGAATTTTGGGAACTAACCTTCTCACTAGGATCATTCTCAAGGCGTTGGAATTGTAACAATTCTGGTACAGAATTATCTGAGACATTACTATCCACATATTGAGAAGCATAGTCACTGCGTTGAGGTTTTGTGTGTCGTTTTGGTGCCACTTCATCAAAATGGTGTCTTGTTTTTGCTTCAatgtttgcttcttcttcagCTGAGAGATGAGTGTCACTTCTGTTTGGTCTTCTAATCTCCTCCATTATTTCTTTCTTCACCTTCTTCTCTTTTCTAAGCTTTATGTGAATTATATatgcttgatttttttttattttctagtttTGTGTATTTTGTGTGCAATGAAGAGGTTTTTAAGTTTGGTGTGTGTGGCAGATATTTTGGTATGGGAGCATGAAATATCTCTTTAGGGACTTTTTGGTTCTAAAATATCTTGAAAATCTTATCCATTTGGTCTTGTTGGATGAAATTGTTTGGTGAGACATTGCCATCTTCTAGTAGGCCTAGTTTAGATGATAATAAGAGAGATGAAAAAAAAGTAGATTTCTAACGTTCAAATTggttttacataattttttagcttatttatttaagatGAGAGTCTAATGAGTAATTTTTGTATGGTCATAAGAGTTTGGTCACAATATTTGATCATTCacataaaattgaagaaatgtaaaaagagaaaaagaattaaataatgtatattttttaaataatcaaataaaatgcaTTTTTATGGGTAACCAAACTCTTACGTTCTTTCATGAATTCTTTAAATCTCCGATATCATTCttaattgaattttaaatttttggctcaataaaattttattacattTATATAAATCTCTAAACAAGATGAACAGAGATCGATAAAAAAAAGAGCTACATAACAGAGGTGCCGTATATATGTGGAACATCGAAAATAAACACCAAAATAAACACCACCTAATTGAGGTCCATctcctaatttatttattttttgaaaacttggtatctggCATTATGACCGATTCCATctcctaatttattttttgatgaagTCCATCTCCTAATATTATAATCAGAAAGGCATCCCTCAGTTTCCAGACCACCAGAGAAGACACCAACCCAACCCTAAAAGTTGCCACTAGACACCAATTCCCGATCTCAAATAAAAAACGATCGGCCCGTTAGAATCCGAAAAACAACTCCATAAGGCAAAAGACTGATGGGACAATGGTAGAATGAGAACCTAAACAAACAAGTCTCAACTCATAGAAAGTCTACACTCCAGACTACGACAGAAGTAACACCACAAGGGCATTGTAATTGATCTTGTTCGGGTAATCTGAAATTGACAATAGAAATTATTTTACCGGATAAAATTAAGTTCAAAACATAAACAGTCTTGTTGTGAATTCAAGAGAAACACACCAGTAAAAACTTGATTCGTGGAGCAAATTGAATTAAGCAACCAAACAAATGATAACGGCAACAACAATCACACACAAAAGATAAACAACGAGAAGATAAAAAACACGATAAAATcatttacccagttcggtcttAAATGACTTATGTTCCACTATAATCAATAAAGTGCTTGTTTACAAAAGATctcaattgagttacaagaattaactTCAAAATCTAACTCTACCTAATTCTCGAATCTCTTCTCGTGATTAAGTGACTCAATATAATTATGTGTTTAACCAAGGTGAATTGTTCCCAATATCTAGAGTTGTTGCCAAGAGTTTTCTATATGAACCATAATCTTTTGATTGGCTGCAAATCCTATTTGTCACACTTAAAAACCTACAACGCAGCCCATGTATATAGGCAGCCTACTGAAGTAAAAATTTTGCACCCACTAAATCTGGATCCGCCACCGTATAGGCTCATGCATTTTTGCCCCACGCGAAAACACTTACGCCCCACGTGAAAACGACATAAACATGGTTCTTTAAGATTTCAAGATAATTCCAACACGTTTGATCTCAACTTAACCGTTGAAATCTCGTTTAGATGTCCTAAATATCCTTGTCTCCGGAAAATCCACTTCCCACTCAGCTCCACCACTTCCAGCCTTATTTCATTCCAATCTATACAGTCACTAACTCACAGTACCACCACCCACTCACTCACAACTATTACTCCGGTCACCATTGATTTAGTTTAGcatttttttaactattattttttatttgataataattTCCCTAATTACCAATTTACCACAATAAGCAGCACCAATTCATCTCTCTCATCTTTAATAACAGGGGCTCACAAGTCACACCTCAGACTCAGACCTCACATCCAATCCCCAAACATTTATGTATATAACTACACATACTTACTACAATACGTATACGTATTAACTCATTTATACTGTATGATCAcgacttattttattttacgcATGTTGGGGTAGCTAGCTAGTGACtttcttatcctgtgcaccctCCCCGTGCTTCTTCTGACACTCAACCAGCAAACTCTCCCACACACACAGCCATACCAGCACGTGTTCGTTATgtaattgtcaatttttttattctaacaTAATTGACTCACTGAACGAGTCACTCTGGTCCCACTCACCTTCTATTCTACCACCATTTCTGAAACTTACTACTACTAACTTCTGGCTTTGTCTGTCTCTGACTCGCTCACTCAGTGACTCAGTCTCAAACACTCAAACTCAACCAATGACGCGAAAGGTTTCAAATTTCTCCGATCTGATCCAAAGGGTCACTGCTTCTTGTCTCCTTAACCCACTTGTTCCAGTAAGAAAGGTACTTGAAGATGATTCACCTTACGAATCAGAAGAAAACAGagacgaagaagaagaacatTATGATATTGttgatgacgatgatgatgaagaagaagaagaagacgaagaagtTGACCCTTTGGAGGAGAATGACAATTTCAACGAAGACAAAATGGTGGGTATGAAGATTTTGAAGATGAAGCAAATGGAAGTGATAATGGAAGAAGTTTTTGAAACGGTGTCGTC
This portion of the Trifolium pratense cultivar HEN17-A07 linkage group LG3, ARS_RC_1.1, whole genome shotgun sequence genome encodes:
- the LOC123916937 gene encoding uncharacterized protein LOC123916937 encodes the protein MEEIRRPNRSDTHLSAEEEANIEAKTRHHFDEVAPKRHTKPQRSDYASQYVDSNVSDNSVPELLQFQRLENDPSEKKLVYNGNEVAEEFVETEYYKDLNSVDKHHHTTGKGFIQVEKSDTSFHIEPDNDTHDNHHSTKGNPATNDWVPAPFIEEDSNSDKPNRSES